Within Bdellovibrio bacteriovorus HD100, the genomic segment GATGGAGCGTGTTTCTTTGTGGCAGCAGTCTTATAAAGTTGGGACTGAACTGGCGGAGAAATTTAAGAAGATTGTTATTGTTGGTTTGGGTGGAAGTTCGCTGGGGACTCGTGTCATTGCGGAAGTTTTCTGTGCTCGCAATATGTTCTTTGTCGACAATGTGGATGCTCTGGAATTTGAGACTTTGATTGAAGAGCTGGGGGACCTTAAAGAGGTTGCTTGGGTCTTTATTTCCAAGAGTGGAACTACGATTGAATCTTTGTGTGCTTTGGAGCTTGTGGATCAGATTTACACGGAAGAAAAACTGAATCTTCCCAAGCACAGTGTGGTTATTTCTGAAACCAAAGACAGCAGTTTGATGGCTTGGGCTCGCAAGCATTCTATTCCTACTTGTGAAATTCCTTTGGATGTTGGGGGGCGCTTCTCGGTGCTTTCTCCGGTGGGGATGATGCCGGCGGCGTTCCTGGGGTTGGATCTTGAAAAGTTCCGTGTCGGGGCGATGCGTGCCTTGAATGACACGGCGGTTGTGACTCAGACGATGGCGCAAGTGGCGCAAAGTTATCAGCGGGAAGAATGGATCACTCTGCTTTGGATTTACAATTCTCGTATGAAGTCTTTCGGGGCTTGGTATCAGCAGCTGTGGGCGGAGTCTTTGGGGAAACCTGAAACTCGTGCGGGGAAACCGGCTCCGCGTGTGAGCACGCCGATGTCTGCTGTTGGGGCTTCGGATCAACATTCGATTTTGCAGCAGGTGATGGAAGGAACCAAAGACAAGTTCGTTGTGTTCCAGCGTGTGGAAGAATCCGAGGCGGGTTCTTTGCGCATCAAGAAGGCTCAGTTCAAAGAAACTCAGGACCTTGAAGGTCGCACGATGGGTGAACTGCTGCGGGCAGAAGGTTTGGCCACGCAGGAGGCTTTGAATCAGAGTGGTGTTTCCACGATGACTCTTAAGACTAAAGTCCTAGATGAGCACTCTTTGGGTTACATGTTCATGTTCTGGCAACTTGTGGTTGCGGGGCTTGGAGATTACCTGGAAATCGACGCCTTCAATCAGCCGGGTGTCGAGCTGGGCAAGAGACTAGCGAAAGAGAAATTGAAGAAAGCTTGATTGTCAGGTGACGGGGGGAAGTTTTATACTTTTCCCTATGGCTCACAACGATGACAACTCAGACAACTTAGAAAAAACCAGTATTGTTGCCAGCGACACTTTCAAGGGTCGTCTTAAAGAGGCGGATGATGTTCCGCCGGCAATTGTTGTTTTGATCGGCCCTCCGGGCTACGTCGGTAAACAATATCCTATCACGGCCAGTGATATCGTCATCGGCCGCTCTGTGGAAAGCCAAGTCTACATTGATGATAAAAGTTTGAGCCGCTCTCACGCAAAGTTCGCTGTCAATGGCAGTGAAGTGTCCGTGATCGATTTGGGTTCCACCAATAAAACCATCGTGAATGGTCAGGTGATCCCACCCCTGGCATCGTGCCTTTTGAAAAACAATGACCAGATCAAAACCGGCAACGTGATCTTCAAGTTCCTTGAAAAAGGCAGCATTGAAGCCATGACCAATGCGGCGATGTACGATCGTGCGCAGAAGGATGCGTTGACGGGTGCTCATTCTAAGGGTGCGCTTTTGGACAAGGGACCTGAGGCGATGAAACGCGCTGAAGTTCTGAACGAGCCCTTCAGTCTTGTGACTTTCGATATCGATCACTTTAAAAAGATCAATGACAGCTACGGGCATCCGGGCGGTGACTATGTTCTGAAAGAACTGTGCCGTATCGTGATCACCAAGCTGATCCGCTCCAACGACTTCTTTGCCCGTTACGGTGGTGAAGAGTTTGTGCTGCTGCTTTCCGGTTCACCAAGCAAAACAGCTGGCGAAGTGGGCGAGCGTATTCGTCAGACGATTGAAGCCCATGACTTTACATTTGAAGGCAAGAAGATCCCGGTGACCATCTCCGTGGGTGTTGCCACCAAGCTTCCAAATGAAACCGAATGGACTCAAGTGTACGACCGTGCCGACAAGGCGCTGTACCAGTCCAAACAAGGTGGCCGTAACCGTACGACCATCGTCGCTTAATTTTAGTTTTTATCCCGGGGTTGGCTTCTTACAAGACTTTACTGAAGACACTCCAAACCTGGGATTCTTAAAGCCGCAGCCTAAAAAGTTGCGGCTTTTTTTCATATTACCTTGGTCTAGGGCCGCTTTGGCCAACTTTACAGTCCCTCTATATATAGACATAAAACTGCTGCCTTCCGTCAGCTCTGCTTAAAACTTAGTACAGGTTTTGATCCATAAGAAATGATTATGTGTGTCATAACAGAATGCGTAATTCCTAAGTTGTTTCATATATTTAGGGCCACTTTGACTCTTCAAAATCAGGCATCATCGTTGCATTAGTGAAAGAGTGTAGGCATCGCGGGTTTGGGGGCGAATTTACCGGGTGCTGGGGGGAGCAGAATGGCTCTTTCGGGAAAAAAATTCAGAACGTTAACCGAATTTAGACAGAAACGAGTCAAAGTATGGAGAGAGATCTAAACGTAACGGATCTTGAACTGGTAGAAAAAGTGAAGTCTGGCGACAGACGCTCTTTTTCCGAACTCGTGAAACGACATCAGAGAAGTGTGCTGCGTATGAGTTTGCGGTTCGTAAAGGACATGGACACAGCTGAGGACGTGACGCAAGAAGCGTTCATCAAGGCTTACGAAAAGCTGAACACCTTCGAAGGTCGTTCTTCTTTCAAAAGCTGGCTGTTCCAGATCGCCGTGAACACGGCACGCAACAAACTGCGTGAGTGGAAACGCGACACCGTGGATATCGACGATGTGCAATTGGCTGTAGATGCGGAGGCCGAAACTACACTCGTCCATACGGCGGTTTCTGACATACTTAAAAATGAAGTAGAGAAGCTGCCGTTCAAGCAGAAAACAGCCCTGGTTCTTCGTGTGTACGAGGACCTGAGCTTTAACGAAATCGCTGATATTATGGAGTGCCCATACGATACAGCGAAGGCGAACTACAGACATGCTCTGATGAAACTTCGTCAGACATTCGAACAGCAGGCTGAATTGAAGAACTGGACGGAAGAAGTAGGTGGCTTCTTCCTCGAGGTTAACCAAAGATTTGCGGAAGCAGAAGGATAAGAATCGATGGACAACGTGGACCGTATGGATCGCATGGATAAAGTGCGCAAAGGCCTTAAAGCCGCCGACGATATGGAACTGCCCATGAACGATGATTTCTTCGATCGTTTGCATGATAAAATCATGGCCGAGGTGGAAACCGTGGAAATCAAACCGGCTCCGGTATTGATGACGCCGCGAAATCTGCTTCGCTCTCACTGGCGAGGATGGCTTTATCCCGTCAGCGGCGTAGCTTCGTTGATGGCCTTCGCTGTTCTTTTGATGCCGCAGGTGTCAAAAGTAAACCAGTCGATGACCAGAGCCGGGCTTCTGAGCGACGGGCATGAGCGCATTGTCTCTGAGGCCCTTTTGTCCCCA encodes:
- a CDS encoding diguanylate cyclase, with amino-acid sequence MAHNDDNSDNLEKTSIVASDTFKGRLKEADDVPPAIVVLIGPPGYVGKQYPITASDIVIGRSVESQVYIDDKSLSRSHAKFAVNGSEVSVIDLGSTNKTIVNGQVIPPLASCLLKNNDQIKTGNVIFKFLEKGSIEAMTNAAMYDRAQKDALTGAHSKGALLDKGPEAMKRAEVLNEPFSLVTFDIDHFKKINDSYGHPGGDYVLKELCRIVITKLIRSNDFFARYGGEEFVLLLSGSPSKTAGEVGERIRQTIEAHDFTFEGKKIPVTISVGVATKLPNETEWTQVYDRADKALYQSKQGGRNRTTIVA
- a CDS encoding glucose-6-phosphate isomerase; protein product: MLEISHSFHKIDESVLVKCQESLKLFLQRKEIGFPQVMERVSLWQQSYKVGTELAEKFKKIVIVGLGGSSLGTRVIAEVFCARNMFFVDNVDALEFETLIEELGDLKEVAWVFISKSGTTIESLCALELVDQIYTEEKLNLPKHSVVISETKDSSLMAWARKHSIPTCEIPLDVGGRFSVLSPVGMMPAAFLGLDLEKFRVGAMRALNDTAVVTQTMAQVAQSYQREEWITLLWIYNSRMKSFGAWYQQLWAESLGKPETRAGKPAPRVSTPMSAVGASDQHSILQQVMEGTKDKFVVFQRVEESEAGSLRIKKAQFKETQDLEGRTMGELLRAEGLATQEALNQSGVSTMTLKTKVLDEHSLGYMFMFWQLVVAGLGDYLEIDAFNQPGVELGKRLAKEKLKKA
- a CDS encoding RNA polymerase sigma factor, whose translation is MERDLNVTDLELVEKVKSGDRRSFSELVKRHQRSVLRMSLRFVKDMDTAEDVTQEAFIKAYEKLNTFEGRSSFKSWLFQIAVNTARNKLREWKRDTVDIDDVQLAVDAEAETTLVHTAVSDILKNEVEKLPFKQKTALVLRVYEDLSFNEIADIMECPYDTAKANYRHALMKLRQTFEQQAELKNWTEEVGGFFLEVNQRFAEAEG